In a single window of the Dreissena polymorpha isolate Duluth1 chromosome 3, UMN_Dpol_1.0, whole genome shotgun sequence genome:
- the LOC127874403 gene encoding coiled-coil domain-containing protein 150-like, with protein sequence MSLRAVIPPLSVNNGPSKQSYEVLESRLRAAEDDTKQLIDQLGGMGFDNPGPGSGENGRNSPYHQNGRDSPYQPVSPFRGQTRNVNYNQENFEKFKSSYESLVTRVCKNESALQSLKLTLVNLQGDQKLNTKQDVREMKEKFQYAREAYEQEIGKLTRQVEYLKEELGSEVTAKDKCRDEIRELQRALEQSTETRMEAAMTAEGLNMSQAKLQKRITELKEEVAREQSLRASLEESHNTLLTRVREMESLVETERTGVQSLSSDYAHIRNDNETLRELLKEETKRKQIAESSYKMLCDDKDSLVEKYRSCEGDRDMLITEVSKLREQYEDLIKQLEQTQAIIDKQQTKNKEFGGGK encoded by the exons ATGTCACTACGTGCAGTTATACCACCGCTATCAGTCAACAATGGACCTTCCAAACAGAGCTATGAAGTCCTGGAGTCAAGGCTTCGAGCGGCCGAAGACGACACCAAACAGCTGATAGATCAGTTGGGGGGCATGGGCTTTGATAATCCAGGACCTGGGTCAGGTGAAAACGGGCGCAACTCACCGTATCATCAAAATGGACGCGATTCTCCGTATCAGCCAGTGTCACCTTTTCGGGGACAGACAAGGAATGTTAATTATAATCAg GAAAACTTTGAGAAGTTCAAGAGCAGCTACGAGAGCCTTGTGACTCGGGTCTGTAAGAATGAGAGTGCCCTGCAGAGCCTGAAGCTGACCCTGGTGAACCTGCAGGGGGACCAGAAGCTCAACACCAAGCAGGATGTGAGAGAGATGAAGGAGAAGTTCCAGTATGCCCGGGAAGCTTACGAACAGGAAATAG GCAAGCTCACCCGGCAGGTAGAGTATTTGAAGGAAGAGCTGGGGTCAGAGGTGACTGCGAAGGATAAATGTCGGGATGAGATACGGGAACTACAGAGGGCACTAGAACAGTCCACGGAGACAAGG ATGGAGGCGGCCATGACAGCGGAGGGGTTGAACATGTCACAGGCTAAGCTTCAGAAGCGCATCACAGAGCTGAAGGAGGAAGTGGCGCGGGAACAGAGCCTGCGCGCCAGCCTGGAGGAATCCCACAATACACTGCTCACGCGCGTCAGAGAAATGGAGAGTCTTGTGGAGACTGAACGAACTGGG GTGCAGTCCCTGAGTTCAGACTACGCTCACATCCGTAATGACAACGAGACACTGCGAGAGCTACTGAAGGAGGAAACCAAACGCAAGCAGATTGCCGAGAGCAGCTACAAGATGTTGTGTGATGACAAAG ATTCCCTGGTTGAGAAGTACCGTAGCTGTGAGGGTGATCGGGACATGTTGATCACCGAGGTCTCAAAGTTGAGAGAACAGTATGAGGATCTCATCAAACAGCTAGAGCAGACACAGGCCATCATTGATAAACAACAG ACAAAGAATAAAGAGTTTGGTGGAGGAAAATGA